The Salvia miltiorrhiza cultivar Shanhuang (shh) chromosome 2, IMPLAD_Smil_shh, whole genome shotgun sequence DNA window TGCCCTACTGTTGCCTAGGATATGTAGAAACAGTGAGAGACAAATGGTGAGAATAATGGTGGACTTGGCCCCAACGTATCTCACAACTTCATATCCCCTCTCCACAACCTCGTCGTGAACCACATTCACACTTCTTTTCAAGCCCTCGGATACTTTCCACAAGAAAAACTCAATGACAGATCGAACCGTCTCAAATGTCACTCTCCCAGTGACATCAAGAACAAACTTCCTGTTGCTCGGTACAGCCAATGTCGATGAAACACTACTGACCCATCCGTTACTCTGAAGGTCAACATGACCATTCCCATCTCTTCTCAGACGAGTTTCTGCATCTAATCCCATCTTGTCCCCAAAGTTTGAAGCTTCACTCGGATCAATGATTGAATAAGAGCCGCTCGATCCCTTCTTAGGAGAAGCTGTCAGCACTTGGTGAGAGGTCTTTACAAGAGTTTCGACAGCCCCATTACAGAGAGAAACTAAGAATTCTGTCATCTTATTCTGATGCTTAGGATTAGTCAAGCCCGAGAACATCTCATCATAGACATTGACATCCATAGTTTTGTCAAGATAGATTGTAACAGCAGTGCTAACGAAAGTCTTGATGCAATCAGCAACCAATACTCTGCATTTATCATCTGCCACCACAGTTAACCACGTAGGCAACGATGAGGAACTTGACTTCTCATGGATCACGCCCGAGTGGCTGTTCTCACCATTAGCATAAAACCCCAACACCAAATTCCTAGCAAAGCTACCAATAACAACCGAGACAAATCCTGTACCAGCATCCGACATCATTTTATCTATAAGCCTATCAGAAAAGCTCGAATTGCCATCTTCTTGAATGTCACTCGCGCTATTCTCTACCTTATAACCCCTCAAAACGCCTACTGTCATCGACTGGCAAAGACGAGCTACTGACTCAGAAAACTCTACAGAGCGAGCAATCTTAGACAACTGCTTCAAACTATTAGGAATTTCGTCCGAATCAGACTCCAAAAACTCCTTTAAATCCCTCGACACCACTGTCATCATCTCCGCGGAATCAGAAACCATTTCAGCCATTGAAACTAGGGATCCTAACAACTTCAAgattctttttctctttctagCTACAGACGGCATGTGATACGCCCTATACACACCGTAGCTAGAAATCCCAACCAATCCCATCACAATTAACCATTTCTTCTTCCTTCTAGTGAAATCAAAACCCCTTTTCACCAATTCACTATCCATAGAGCTTAAAACGAATAAAAACACCAGAACTCTAAAACACCTAGATTAAAGAACTCGAAGCAAACTAAATATGAATACGAAAGAAAGCAGTGAACCCCCAGAgctcaacaaaattcaaacCCCGGGgtcgaagaagaaagaaaacaagaaacagAGAAGAGTTCTTCGCCTCAATCGAAAAATTAGGATAAAAATTGCATATATCAAGAACCCTCCTCCTCGGTACTCGCTAAACTCTGATTGGTCTAATAATTACTCAGAAACCCCCCTCCAAAAATTGCAACTTGACAGTATATATCCACTTATTCACGCACGTAAATGATGTCTCGATGCAATTACAAGAGAAATGGGGATGAGTTTTGATCATACGCACCTGGGACGATGAGTcgtcgaagagagagagagagagagagagttgtgcTAGTCAAAATTGTGGTGCATAAAAAATAGAGAGGGGGAAAAGAGAGGGAAAATCAATGGAAAAAAGGGgtggaattttaattttagggaTTCAGATTGAAAGATTGGCTCACATTTGTTGTCTGTTTATAGGAAGGAAGTAATTCAATATCCATTCGCTTGGAATCTTGTATGGTTGAAGGCATTTGTCACGTGCTTCTGCGATCAGGATCACGTGaccaaattttatttatttattttatctaaataTTAGTCCCTCTCATTAAAGATGTTGCAAATTACACGTTAATTGGTCCTAACTAACAAAGCGCAAGACTTCTTACAAGTCATTAGAAAAGTATCAGTGGTTGTTGGTTGTTAACTCGATTTTTCATGGAAAGTTAAGATATTAATCTAATTATAGTCAAAGCCACGTTTAAATTTCTAAGCATCTAAAACTAAGCTACACATTTGTATTCCATGTAAGGTCACTTTTGAATAAATGTacagtattaattaatttgtacgGCTTTGTTTATTTTAAAAGGAGTAACAAATATAAGGCTCttgtccaaaaaaaaatactaaaaactCAGAGCTACGATTATAAAAGAAATGTTTAGCTAAAGTAAGATGAACAGTTACTTCAATTGCAATAAAGGGATTTAAATTTGACATTGTTTGTAAGACTAGTTGATAATTTCTTTAATAGTTAATCTTAAATTATAGCCCAGACTTGAAAATATTAATCTATACTTATCTCTGTTGTTTATAGCCAAGTCACAATTTTcgggtaattttttttaaaaaaaatcgttgGTTTTTTAGCATTAAAAAAAAGCATTAAGATTATTTGTAGGCATATCATTGGTTTTGatgcatttttctttaaaacacATTAGCTTAAGTTggccaattttttttacttgagcttttaaataaacaatgaaaagaaatacaaataatacttgta harbors:
- the LOC131010691 gene encoding protein PHLOEM PROTEIN 2-LIKE A10-like — protein: MDSELVKRGFDFTRRKKKWLIVMGLVGISSYGVYRAYHMPSVARKRKRILKLLGSLVSMAEMVSDSAEMMTVVSRDLKEFLESDSDEIPNSLKQLSKIARSVEFSESVARLCQSMTVGVLRGYKVENSASDIQEDGNSSFSDRLIDKMMSDAGTGFVSVVIGSFARNLVLGFYANGENSHSGVIHEKSSSSSLPTWLTVVADDKCRVLVADCIKTFVSTAVTIYLDKTMDVNVYDEMFSGLTNPKHQNKMTEFLVSLCNGAVETLVKTSHQVLTASPKKGSSGSYSIIDPSEASNFGDKMGLDAETRLRRDGNGHVDLQSNGWVSSVSSTLAVPSNRKFVLDVTGRVTFETVRSVIEFFLWKVSEGLKRSVNVVHDEVVERGYEVVRYVGAKSTIILTICLSLFLHILGNSRALVTA